GGTGCCGGGGGCTATCTGTGCATTATTATAGACTTTTTTGCTGCGCTTATCGGGAGGGTGTTGTGGCAGTGTGACCGGCCATTGGGTAGCCTCATACCTGTTAACATAACGTGACGTGCCGCAGGCTGTCAGTAGTATTAAAGATAGGTACAGGAATGTCTTTTTCATGTAATTATTTATTTTTTATTAACTATTATCTGCTGACAAAATATGCTTACTGGCTTTTTGTTGTTTTTTTATTGGCAAGACTGATTTCCTCCTGTTGTAAAATAAAGTTGAACATATCATCTATATTTTGGAAGTCTTTGATTTTTTTATGTACCCCGAATCTACGCCGCATAAATCTTACAAGTGAATGCCGGTAATGCTTTGCTTTAATATCTCCATAGAATAACTTGTTTACTATCCGGTGCTTTTTGCCTTCACTGTAAAGAATGATCTTAGTAAGAATTTTCCCTGTTCTGGATATAAAAAACCAGGGTACATAAATACCTGCATTATCGCTGAGCGCTATCGGGCGCCAGAGCGTTTTAGGCTCCATCTTAATAAATAAGGTAGAAGGATAATGATTGACAGTGTCTGTAAAAATTCTGACTGAATCCACTTTGTCTCTATCTAATTTTGTTATTTTATAATCTTCAATATCTCCCCATTTCAAAATGGGCAATTTTTCTGTGTACAATAACTCCTCATTGTAGTTGACAATCTTAATCAACCCGGAGATAGTATCCCGCCCATTTAAATAAATAATGCCGGCGGCTACCTGTGAATTGTTATATGCATTAGCGCCGTAACGATCGCCTTTGGTGACATGTAGTTCCTGTGGCCAGCTCCGTTGTAGTTGTGTCGGGTTTAATAATGCGGGAATGCGGCAACCGGATAATAGAAGGGGTATTGCCAGGGATAGAAAAAGTATTTTCATATATTCATCTATGTTAGTGTATGACTATTTCTATTTTTCATTAACTTTTATCTGCCAGAAAAATATATTTACTGGCATTTTGTTGTTTTTTTATTGGCAAGACTGATTTCCTCCTGTTGTAAAATATAGTTGAACATCTCCTCTTCATTTTGAAAGTCTTTGATTTTTTTATGTACTCCGAATCTCCGTTGCATAAATCTTACGAGGGAATGCCGGTAATGCTTTACTTTAATATCTCCATAAAAGAACCTGTTTACTATCCTGTACTTTTTGCCCTGGCTGTAAAGAATGATGTTGGAAAAAGTTTTTCCTGTTCTGGATATAAAAAACCATGGTACATAAATGCCTGCGTTTTTGCTGACAGCAATCGGCCGCCAGAGACTCATTGGCTCCACCTGAATAAATAAAGTAGACGGATAATGATTGACGGTATCTGTATATATTCTGACGGAATCCACTTTATACCTATCTAATTTTGTTATTTTATAATCATCTATATCTCCCCATTTCAGAATGGGCAATTTTTCTGTGTAGAAAAGTCTCTTATCGTAGGTGATGAGTTTAATCAGCCCGGAAATGGTATCATGTCCTTTTAGATAGATAATGCCGGCAGCTACCTGTGATTGGTTATAATCCTTAGCGCCGTTACCATCGCCTTTGCGTACATGCATTTCCTGTGGCCAGTTTCGTTGTAGTTGCGTGGGCTTAAATACTTCAGGGACCAGGCAACCGGATAACAGGAGTGTTATTGATAGGGATAAAAAAAATATTTTCATACATCCATCTATGTTAGTAGGTGACCATTTTGTTTTTGTCGGGCATGCCAGGCTGGTAGTGGGATGAGTCGATTTAATATTTCCTGGTTAATTGCTAACTTACTATCTATCTACTGCAAGGTCGGGGGTACTATTAAATAATCCAATAACCACAAATCTGTTAATAGTAATTATATAATAAAGGTAGTATGCCGTATTCAGCTTTAATAGCCTGTTATTCATCTTTAATCATCTTTTAATGCTTTCCAACTCATAAATCTTCAACATAATTAAAAAAAAATCGAGGCTTAAAATTGAATTAAAAAATAGCAAAAAGAGGAAGTTGCGTAATGTACATGATAAATTTTCCTGATTGAGTAATAATTTTTCCCAAATGGATTATTGAAAGGGATGGCATTCCCTCAATTTTGCAACGAATTATTCAACTTAAAATCTGTAATCGCCCAGGATTATCATGAGCAACCAATTTGTTAAACGCTTTGCAGCAAGTCTCCTTATTATTGCCGCCTTGTTATCAGCTATTACCGGCTATGCCCAACATAGTACCGGCACTATTCACGGTATTGTCTATACGACAGACAAGGCGGCGGTACCCTTTGTAACCGTCGCTGTTTCAGGTACCAATAAAGGTGCTGTATCAAACGAACAGGGAATTTATGATATACCAGGCCTGCAACCTGGAACCTATTTATTGGTCGTGAAATCTGTTGGTCTGCTGCAACAGACCAGGAGTGTTACCGTCAAAGCCGGACAGCAGCATTCCGAAGACTTCATCCTGGAAAAGGATGTAAAGTCATTACAGGAGGTAAGGGTAAGTATTGGTTACAACAAATTTGCCCGTAAGGAGGTGGAAGATGTGGCCCGTCTGCCCATAAAGAATCTTGAAAATCCACAGGTCTACAATGTAATTCCGAAAGAATTACTGCAAGATCAGGTAATTGTTAGCTATAATGATGTATTGAAGAATGTAACCGGTGTAAGTCAGGCGCTCGTAAATGGCTCCAACTCTTTCAACTTACGCGGCTTCTTTACAACCAGTTACCTGCGAAATGGCCTGCAGGATTATAAAATGAACAGTATAGAAGTGGCTAATATCGAAAGGATAGAAGTACTGAAAGGACCTTCTGCAACGTTGTTTGGCAGCAGCCTGATTTCATTCGGTGGCTTATTGAACAGGGTATCGAAACAACCGCTGGAAACATTTAAAGGCGAGGTGTCCTATATGACGGGTGGTTTTGGACTGAACAGGGCTACAATAGATATTAATACGCCAATAAGTAAGGAAAAGGGACTGTATCTGCGTACCAACGCCGCCTACCATAGTGAGGGTAGCTTCCAGGATGCCGGATTCACCAGGAGGTTTTTTCTGGCACCTTCTCTATTGTATAAGCCTAATCAGCGGTTATCCATCCTGGTTGATGCAGAAATATACAGCCAGAAAGGAAATGACTTTAACCGTTTATTCCCTGAGAACTCTTTCACAAAGACTACTCCACGCGACCTGAACATCGATTGGAAAAAATCATATAGTGACAATAGTCTATACGAACGAAAGCCTTCTGCCACAGTTTATGGAAATGCAGACTATAAAATTTCAGATAGCTGGAAGTCTCATACCAGCATATCCTATACACACGCCACTGAAAAAGGGTATTATAGCTGGAATAGGATTATTGGAGACAGCGTGTCACGCAATCCGTCCTACGAAAACAATGTGGTGAATAATGTCCAGGTTCAACAAAATTTCAACGGAGATTTCAAACTGGCCGGAATGCGTCATCGTATAGTATTAGGGCTCGATTATTACAGAAGCAATGTCCGTAATGATGCGGCATCTGTTTATGGCTTTGACATGATCGGCAACAGGGGGAATGATCCGCATTACCACGACCTTACGCAGACTACCCTGGATAAAGCCCTTGCAGGAATCCCGTTGAATAGTGCCCTTACAACTCAGCATACTTACAGTGCATATGTTTCTGATGTGGTGAATATTACACAGCACCTGCTGGCAATGCTCAGCGTGCGTGCAGATCATTTTTCAAATGATGGAACAAAGGACCTGGCAAAAGATACCACACAAGGGAAATATAGTCAGACAGTAGCTTCTCCTAAGCTGGGGTTAGTGTATCAGATAGTTCCTGAAAAGGTATCATTATTTGCCAACTATATGAATGGCTTCAGCAACAATGCTCCTTACAGGCAGCCTGATGGTACAGTATCCAGTTTCAAGGCAAGCCAGGCTAACCAGTGGGAGACAGGTATAAAACTGGATATCCTGTCCGGAAAACTGAACAGTACTATCAGCTACTATCATATCAAGGTGAGTGATATGGTACGTAATGATTTCTCTCCCGGACGCAGCAACTACCAGGTACAAGATGGCGGCCAGCTGAGTAAAGGCCTGGAAATTGAAGTTATAGGAAATCCTTTTAAGGGGCTGAACTTTATTGCAGGTTATGCTTATAATACCATTTATACCATTAATACTAATAAAGACGTTGATGGGTTACGTCAATGGACGGGTCCTGGACAAACAGCCAATCTGTGGATCAATTATTACTTCCTGAAAGGTGCACTTAAAGGCCTGGGTTTGGGCATTGGCGGCAATTATAACGATAAGAGCTATATTGGTCAGTCCCGTTCTGGCGGCATGTTTTACATTCCGGCATACACCGTATTTAATACTGCAATAAGCTATGAACATTCATGCTACAAGGTAGCTGTGAAAGTGGATAATCTTTCCAATGAAGTATACTGGGGAAGTTATGTGAGTCAGATAATGCCGCGCAGGCTAAGTGCCAGCATAGCTGTAAAGTTTGGAAAATAATTTATGGTAGGAGTCCTTATATAATGTGGCTATTTCAATTTGTATAAATTATTTTGTATTCTTTGAAACCTTTGTTAAATTGTAACTCCTCTTAAATTAATATTCAACCTCAAAAAACTATTCCATGGCCAAATTATTCATTTTTATTCCGTTTAAACAAAGTACCCTTAATGATAAGGAAGACCTGCTTAAAGATGCTACCGAGTTTCTTACTAAATTTAATGAGATAACTGCAGGAGTTGCAAGTACCAAGGTGGGGCCATATATC
This window of the Chitinophaga sp. Cy-1792 genome carries:
- a CDS encoding TonB-dependent receptor; the encoded protein is MSNQFVKRFAASLLIIAALLSAITGYAQHSTGTIHGIVYTTDKAAVPFVTVAVSGTNKGAVSNEQGIYDIPGLQPGTYLLVVKSVGLLQQTRSVTVKAGQQHSEDFILEKDVKSLQEVRVSIGYNKFARKEVEDVARLPIKNLENPQVYNVIPKELLQDQVIVSYNDVLKNVTGVSQALVNGSNSFNLRGFFTTSYLRNGLQDYKMNSIEVANIERIEVLKGPSATLFGSSLISFGGLLNRVSKQPLETFKGEVSYMTGGFGLNRATIDINTPISKEKGLYLRTNAAYHSEGSFQDAGFTRRFFLAPSLLYKPNQRLSILVDAEIYSQKGNDFNRLFPENSFTKTTPRDLNIDWKKSYSDNSLYERKPSATVYGNADYKISDSWKSHTSISYTHATEKGYYSWNRIIGDSVSRNPSYENNVVNNVQVQQNFNGDFKLAGMRHRIVLGLDYYRSNVRNDAASVYGFDMIGNRGNDPHYHDLTQTTLDKALAGIPLNSALTTQHTYSAYVSDVVNITQHLLAMLSVRADHFSNDGTKDLAKDTTQGKYSQTVASPKLGLVYQIVPEKVSLFANYMNGFSNNAPYRQPDGTVSSFKASQANQWETGIKLDILSGKLNSTISYYHIKVSDMVRNDFSPGRSNYQVQDGGQLSKGLEIEVIGNPFKGLNFIAGYAYNTIYTINTNKDVDGLRQWTGPGQTANLWINYYFLKGALKGLGLGIGGNYNDKSYIGQSRSGGMFYIPAYTVFNTAISYEHSCYKVAVKVDNLSNEVYWGSYVSQIMPRRLSASIAVKFGK